One Phaseolus vulgaris cultivar G19833 chromosome 4, P. vulgaris v2.0, whole genome shotgun sequence DNA window includes the following coding sequences:
- the LOC137836824 gene encoding cytochrome P450 82A4-like has translation MDLVVNSLNATTIALASLILFCFFLYGLFKFSRGKEPPTVAGAWPILGHLPLMSGSKSPHRTLGALADKYGPIFTIKLGAKRAVVINNWEIAKECFTTNDTVVFGRPKLVSVELMSYNQAMFALAPYGPYWRKIRKLTISEILSPQQVRQQRHLFESEVQESIKELFDLWRSNKNESGYALVDLKQWFSHLIFNMVLQMITGKRYFSAATVDDEKAQRCVRTVEELMRLMGVFTVGDAVPWLRRFDLGGNEKAMKEIAKELDIILGEELEEHRKRKGLGEAKDFIDVMISLFDGTITDGVDADTVIKSTILTLIAGGTDTSSVVLVWAMCLILGNPLVLEKVQAELDIHIGKEKCVSESDMSKLTYLQAIVKETLRLYPPGPLATPREFTENCTLGGYNIKKGTRLITNLWKIHTDKNVWEDPLEFKPERFLTTYKDLDVKGHHFELIPFGGGRRMCPGISFGLEVVQFSLASILHSFEFLSSSPDPIDMTENFGLANTKATPLEILIKPHLSFSCYENN, from the exons ATGGATTTGGTTGTAAATTCCTTGAATGCAACCACCATTGCACTCGCTTCTCTAATTCTCTTCTGTTTCTTTCTCTATGGTCTCTTCAAATTTTCTCGAGGGAAAGAACCTCCCACAGTTGCAGGTGCATGGCCAATACTTGGTCACCTTCCATTGATGAGTGGTTCAAAGTCACCCCACAGAACTTTGGGTGCTTTGGCCGACAAATATGGACCCATTTTCACCATCAAACTTGGTGCGAAAAGGGCTGTGGTAATCAACAACTGGGAAATAGCAAAGGAATGCTTCACCACAAACGACACAGTCGTTTTCGGTCGCCCCAAGCTTGTTTCGGTGGAACTCATGAGCTACAACCAAGCCATGTTTGCCTTAGCACCCTATGGTCCCTATTGGCGAAAAATAAGAAAGCTTACAATTTCAGAGATTCTCTCCCCTCAGCAAGTGAGGCAGCAACGTCATCTTTTTGAGTCAGAGGTTCAAGAATCGATCAAGGAGCTCTTTGACCTTTGGCGCAGCAACAAGAATGAGAGCGGCTATGCCTTGGTGGACTTGAAGCAATGGTTTTCTCATCTGATATTCAACATGGTCCTTCAAATGATTACAGGGAAGCGATATTTCAGTGCAGCAACTGTAGACGATGAGAAGGCACAGAGATGTGTGAGGACTGTGGAGGAGTTGATGCGTCTGATGGGGGTGTTCACAGTGGGAGACGCTGTTCCTTGGTTGAGACGGTTTGATTTGGGAGGGAATGAGAAGGCTATGAAAGAAATTGCTAAAGAGTTGGATATTATTCTTGGTGAGGAGTTAGAGGAACACAGAAAAAGGAAGGGTTTGGGTGAAGCTAAAGATTTCATTGATGTGATGATTTCCTTGTTTGATGGAACAATTACTGATGGGGTCGATGCAGATACCGTTATCAAATCCACCATACTG ACACTGATTGCAGGAGGAACTGACACAAGTAGTGTTGTTCTTGTGTGGGCAATGTGTTTGATTTTGGGAAATCCTTTGGTATTGGAAAAAGTGCAAGCCGAACTAGACATTCATATTGGAAAAGAGAAATGCGTAAGTGAGTCTGATATGAGTAAGTTAACATATCTTCAAGCCATAGTCAAAGAAACTTTAAGATTATATCCTCCGGGTCCTCTTGCGACACCTCGTGAATTCACAGAGAATTGCACTTTAGGTggttataatataaaaaaaggaaCTCGACTAATCACAAATCTTTGGAAGATTCACACAGACAAGAATGTTTGGGAAGATCCATTGGAGTTCAAACCTGAAAGGTTTCTTACAACTTACAAAGATCTCGATGTTAAAGGTCATCATTTTGAGCTAATACCATTTGGAGGTGGTAGAAGAATGTGTCCAGGAATATCCTTTGGCCTTGAAGTAGTGCAATTCTCTCTTGCTAGTATTTTGCActcttttgaatttttaagtTCATCACCTGATCCTATTGACATGACCGAAAACTTTGGATTAGCCAACACCAAAGCCACTCCACTTGAGATTCTTATTAAACCACACCTATCTTTTagttgttatgaaaacaactaA